The genomic segment GCGATTTTTGGGAAGGGAAAAAAAACTGGAACTATTATCTTCAAAAGAATAAAAGACGAATTTGCAACGGAATTTTTGGTGGTGTTGTATTTGCGGCTAAAAAAGAAACATTTGCGAAGATAGGATTATTTGATTCTAAATTCTGGCTCACTTTAGATGATATGGATTATATATACAAAGCGATGAAGATGGGTATAAAAACTGGCATATCAGGAAATATCATAGGGTTTCACCATGTGTCATCTACGCGAAAAGAAATGAATATTAATGAGCAGGTGGCCGTTAATTATTTTAAAGAGAAATGGAACTGCGACTATGCCAAACAGGAAAATTCTTTTTGGAATAAGTTGAAAAGAAGTTACAGGAAAAAGTTGTTTTTATATACTGGAAAGTTGGGTAGAATTAATATGATATTAAAATAGAAACTTGTCAGTTTGAGTTTATCGAAGACGCTACCGTTTGTTAAACTTCGATAAACTCAGCATGGCAACCTAGACTTAACATAATTGAAACATTTATATGCAGAGCGGAAGAATAGTCCGCACGAATAAATTCCGCTAAACCCGTTCCACCTCCAAATCATCAGCACAAACCTCCAACAATTCTTTGAGCTTCTTATTTTTTACAGGATGTATAAACTCTGGGGCCAACTCACACAAAGGCTCTAATGTAAATCTTCTTTTATGCAATTGTGGATGCGGAACAGAAAGCAGATTACTATAATATATCACACTTCCCAAAAACAATATATCAATATCTATCATTCTTGGGCCCCATTTTTCTTTGCGTTCACGGCCCATTTCTTTTTCTACCTTTTGCGTAATTTTAAATATTTGCTGTGGCCTAAGCGAAGTATGATATATAATAACTTGGTTGTAAAAATCGGGCTGCTGGGTATTGCCCCAAGCTTTGGTTTTATATAATGATGATAATTGATGATTGCCAAATTGGGCATCCAACAAACTTACAGCTTTATGAAGTTGCTCCACACTATTGCCCATATTGCTGCCTAACAATATATATAAATCCCTCAAGGCAATTCTCCTTTTCCCTGCCTGATAATTTCTGGCTCGTCGCCCGTACAATCAACTACGGTCGATGGAATATTCCCACCTGTTCCGCCATCAATCACGGCATCCACTTGCTGCTCGTAAGCTTCGTGAATTAATTCTGGGTCTGTTAAATATTCTTCCACCAAATCGGTACTATGCAATGAGGCTGACACCAGAGGTTCATCGAGCATTTCTATTAAAGTGCGGGTTATACTGCAGTCGGGCACACGGATACCAATAGTTTTTTTGGAGGTGTTTCTGAAAATTTTCGGGACATTATTATTGGCATTCAATATAAAAGTGAATGCTCCAGGCAAACAGGTTTTCATCATCCTGAAAACTGGATTGTTTATCTGCTGACAAAAATCGGAAAGGTGGCTCAAATCAGAACACAACAAGGACAAATTCGCCTTTTCAGGTTTTTTACCGATGAGTTTGCAAATGCGTTCAATTCCATTTTTATTATTTGCCCTACAAGCTATGGCATAGATGGTATCGGTAGGGATTATAATAATTCCATCCTTTTGCAAAAGCTCTACAGCTTTTTTGCATTCACGCTCATTGGGCGTTTTGGGATGGA from the Bacteroidota bacterium genome contains:
- the folK gene encoding 2-amino-4-hydroxy-6-hydroxymethyldihydropteridine diphosphokinase, which codes for MRDLYILLGSNMGNSVEQLHKAVSLLDAQFGNHQLSSLYKTKAWGNTQQPDFYNQVIIYHTSLRPQQIFKITQKVEKEMGRERKEKWGPRMIDIDILFLGSVIYYSNLLSVPHPQLHKRRFTLEPLCELAPEFIHPVKNKKLKELLEVCADDLEVERV
- a CDS encoding glycosyltransferase, producing the protein MLSIIIPVYNKIEITISCIQKNIIHCEQKSEWIIIDNNSDEATKAGLLQLKKFAEEKNHTFTIIHETENTGTARAWNTGLAKATGTYIVILNNDCVLMPHWDTATIKEIETGKLELFTPFIIEPPMLKNKYNESDFWEGKKNWNYYLQKNKRRICNGIFGGVVFAAKKETFAKIGLFDSKFWLTLDDMDYIYKAMKMGIKTGISGNIIGFHHVSSTRKEMNINEQVAVNYFKEKWNCDYAKQENSFWNKLKRSYRKKLFLYTGKLGRINMILK
- a CDS encoding L-threonylcarbamoyladenylate synthase codes for the protein MLLTIHPKTPNERECKKAVELLQKDGIIIIPTDTIYAIACRANNKNGIERICKLIGKKPEKANLSLLCSDLSHLSDFCQQINNPVFRMMKTCLPGAFTFILNANNNVPKIFRNTSKKTIGIRVPDCSITRTLIEMLDEPLVSASLHSTDLVEEYLTDPELIHEAYEQQVDAVIDGGTGGNIPSTVVDCTGDEPEIIRQGKGELP